From Lawsonia intracellularis PHE/MN1-00, the proteins below share one genomic window:
- a CDS encoding multidrug/spermidine efflux SMR transporter subunit MdtI — protein sequence MFNSYIGAILIAAGLDIIANLMLARSQGFKKIYYGILSLICVGLAFLALAYATQGLDLAVAYAMWGGFGILGTSLGGWFLFGQKLKPSAWIGIIILIGGIVSLNLA from the coding sequence ATGTTTAATAGTTACATAGGAGCTATTCTTATAGCAGCAGGGTTAGACATTATTGCTAATCTAATGTTAGCTCGTTCTCAAGGCTTTAAAAAAATCTATTATGGTATTCTCTCTCTTATATGTGTAGGACTAGCCTTCTTAGCTTTAGCTTATGCAACTCAAGGTTTAGATCTTGCTGTTGCTTATGCTATGTGGGGTGGTTTTGGCATTTTAGGTACATCTCTTGGTGGTTGGTTTCTATTTGGACAAAAGCTTAAACCTTCTGCATGGATTGGTATTATTATACTTATTGGGGGAATTGTATCTCTAAATCTAGCATAA
- the lepB gene encoding signal peptidase I: MGSIVKMFQWLRKTVFWEYLEAIFWAGCMAIILTTFVIQAFKIPSGSMLETLQIGDHLLVNKFLYGLKNPFSDSYLIKGIDPKVGDVIVFRYPKDTSVDYIKRIVGVPGDILEMKDKILYRNGEKVVEPYVQHSQEDIIVPVRDNWGPIVVPSESYFVLGDNRDDSLDSRFWGFVNQKNICGKAWIIYWSSQGLHNIRFDRIGKFIHEDN; the protein is encoded by the coding sequence ATGGGTAGTATAGTAAAAATGTTTCAGTGGTTACGTAAAACAGTTTTTTGGGAATATTTAGAAGCTATATTTTGGGCTGGATGTATGGCTATTATTCTCACAACGTTTGTTATCCAAGCTTTTAAAATTCCCTCAGGTTCTATGTTGGAAACATTACAAATAGGTGATCATTTATTAGTAAATAAGTTTCTTTATGGATTAAAAAATCCATTTTCTGATAGTTATTTAATTAAGGGGATTGATCCAAAAGTTGGAGATGTCATTGTCTTTCGTTACCCAAAGGATACCTCTGTTGATTATATAAAAAGAATAGTTGGTGTCCCTGGTGACATTCTCGAAATGAAAGATAAGATTTTATATCGAAATGGTGAAAAAGTAGTAGAACCCTATGTACAACATTCCCAAGAAGATATTATTGTTCCTGTAAGAGATAATTGGGGACCTATAGTTGTTCCTTCTGAAAGTTATTTTGTCTTAGGGGATAATCGGGATGATTCTTTAGATTCTCGTTTCTGGGGATTTGTTAATCAGAAGAATATTTGTGGTAAAGCATGGATAATTTATTGGTCTTCACAAGGACTACATAATATACGTTTTGATCGGATTGGAAAGTTTATCCATGAGGATAATTAA
- the recR gene encoding recombination mediator RecR, protein MDQHIPEILRTVIGQLTKLPGLGPKSAMRIAMTFLKWPESETRSLGKSIYELRDKLGLCSSCGALSDSNLCFVCADSERLDNLLCIVSEWDSMVTLEEVGFFQGRYMILGGLLAPLDNMGLDKLEIDRLIDRLNKGEVKEVILALGSTIEAETTATMIYSLISKRFPYIRVTRLAQGIPLGAEVKFMDRETLRQSLQYRQELS, encoded by the coding sequence GTGGATCAGCATATACCAGAAATATTAAGGACTGTTATAGGTCAATTAACTAAACTTCCTGGATTAGGGCCAAAATCTGCTATGCGTATTGCTATGACGTTTTTAAAGTGGCCTGAAAGCGAAACTCGTAGTCTTGGGAAATCTATTTATGAATTACGAGATAAACTAGGACTATGTTCTTCTTGTGGTGCACTGTCAGATAGTAACCTTTGTTTTGTATGTGCAGATAGTGAAAGATTAGATAATCTTCTTTGTATTGTTTCTGAGTGGGATAGTATGGTGACATTAGAAGAAGTTGGTTTTTTTCAAGGGCGTTATATGATTTTAGGAGGATTACTAGCACCTCTTGATAATATGGGCTTAGACAAATTAGAGATTGATCGGTTAATAGATCGTTTAAACAAGGGAGAGGTAAAAGAAGTAATTCTTGCATTAGGCTCAACAATTGAGGCAGAAACCACAGCTACAATGATTTATAGTTTAATTAGTAAACGTTTCCCTTATATTCGAGTTACAAGATTAGCTCAGGGTATCCCTCTTGGAGCAGAAGTTAAATTTATGGATAGAGAAACACTGAGGCAGTCATTACAATATAGGCAAGAGTTATCTTAA
- the purE gene encoding 5-(carboxyamino)imidazole ribonucleotide mutase, producing the protein MKHVKVAIFIGSPSDESIVSPCTEILTQLNIPYIFTVSSAHRTPERTAELIDSLEANGCEVFICAAGMAAHLAGAVAARTLKPVIGIPITSSSLGGMDALLATVQMPSGYPVATVALDTAGARNAAWLAAQILALHDSKIKKQLDAARKKFKDDVLSVSKSIEDKYTSIIS; encoded by the coding sequence ATGAAACATGTTAAAGTTGCAATATTTATAGGTTCTCCTTCTGATGAGTCGATTGTAAGCCCTTGTACAGAAATTTTAACGCAGTTAAATATTCCCTATATATTTACAGTAAGTTCCGCACACCGAACTCCAGAGCGTACAGCTGAACTTATAGATAGCCTAGAGGCAAATGGATGTGAAGTTTTTATTTGTGCTGCAGGAATGGCGGCTCATTTAGCTGGTGCTGTAGCTGCCCGTACTTTAAAGCCTGTTATTGGTATTCCTATTACCTCTTCTTCTTTAGGCGGAATGGATGCACTACTTGCTACAGTACAAATGCCTTCAGGCTATCCTGTAGCAACAGTTGCATTGGATACTGCAGGTGCGCGTAATGCTGCATGGTTAGCTGCTCAAATTTTAGCATTACATGATTCAAAAATAAAAAAACAGTTAGATGCTGCTCGTAAAAAATTTAAAGATGATGTACTTTCAGTAAGTAAAAGTATAGAAGATAAATATACTAGTATTATTAGTTAA
- a CDS encoding LTA synthase family protein: MFILLYDALSNIPFSQILYAFYIGSKFDIRIAVIISIPLCLLLLSPYLEKRLPKYIPYILSLYGLIISLVLILYITDFGYFFYLRQRLDATLFDFLTTPIISLHMVWESYPIFWISIAFCLTLSLCLFFIYLILKSNKITMLSSFPRGCWTIITLIILFLFAYGQINTTLFPLRWSNAYFSINKDLAILGLNPIQNLYDTYKIMSAIPPDIAATHTSYPRIAEWLNVTNPNEKNLNFIRVIKGHKQSTPINIVIIIMESLAWPRTSLAPGEDNPTPNLKKLAKESLLFPFFFAPARTTARAIFTTMTGIPDVNRSGGTSSRNQKLIEQHLIMNEFKGYEKYYMLGGSASWANIRGLLDHNIEHLQLFEEGKWNSPSVDVWGISDLDLFREAIKIFNNSPLPFIGVIQTSSFHKPYTIPSDNAGFIKLNPTPELLANYGYTSDEEYNSMRFADHALGEFFALAKTQPWFQNTIFAIFGDHGLNDPSLNMTPGYLACRLQSNHIPLLLYAPGRIQPGEYPYPCGQPDIFPTLASLAGITYHNQTMGRNLLDPATHHDSKQFIAGETEAFIRLVQDGYCYIKEETEGLYFLADTECNNLIEKESERTQSMRQAATDFFAIAKYMLYNNKRPNKEN, encoded by the coding sequence ATGTTTATTTTATTATATGATGCACTCTCTAACATACCATTTTCACAAATTTTGTATGCTTTTTATATAGGAAGTAAATTTGATATACGTATTGCTGTCATCATATCTATTCCACTGTGTTTACTTCTTTTAAGCCCATATTTAGAAAAACGGCTACCCAAATACATACCATATATTCTTAGTTTATATGGCCTGATTATTAGTTTAGTTCTTATTCTTTATATTACAGATTTTGGATATTTCTTCTATTTAAGACAACGTCTTGACGCCACTCTCTTTGATTTTCTTACAACTCCTATAATTTCATTACATATGGTATGGGAAAGCTACCCTATCTTTTGGATAAGTATTGCTTTTTGTCTTACCCTATCTTTATGCCTTTTCTTCATTTATTTAATACTAAAAAGTAATAAGATAACAATGTTATCATCCTTTCCCCGAGGATGTTGGACAATAATAACATTGATTATACTATTTTTATTTGCTTATGGCCAAATTAATACAACTCTTTTTCCACTTCGATGGAGTAATGCATATTTCAGTATCAACAAAGATCTTGCTATATTAGGATTAAATCCCATTCAAAACCTTTATGATACCTATAAAATAATGTCTGCGATTCCCCCTGATATTGCTGCAACACATACAAGTTATCCTCGAATAGCAGAGTGGCTTAACGTCACTAACCCTAATGAAAAAAACCTAAACTTTATTCGTGTAATAAAAGGTCATAAGCAATCAACTCCCATAAACATTGTGATTATCATCATGGAATCATTAGCATGGCCTCGCACATCACTAGCTCCAGGAGAAGATAATCCTACTCCAAATCTAAAAAAACTTGCTAAAGAATCTCTTCTTTTCCCATTCTTTTTTGCCCCAGCAAGAACTACTGCTCGAGCAATTTTTACAACCATGACAGGAATTCCTGATGTAAATCGATCTGGAGGAACAAGTTCAAGAAATCAAAAACTTATTGAGCAACACCTTATCATGAATGAGTTTAAAGGATATGAAAAATATTATATGCTTGGTGGAAGTGCAAGCTGGGCTAATATAAGAGGTCTATTAGATCATAACATAGAACACCTTCAACTTTTTGAAGAAGGCAAGTGGAATTCACCTAGCGTAGATGTTTGGGGAATTTCTGACTTAGATCTCTTTCGTGAAGCAATCAAAATTTTTAATAATTCTCCACTACCTTTCATTGGTGTTATCCAAACTTCAAGCTTTCATAAACCATACACCATACCTAGCGATAATGCAGGGTTTATAAAATTAAACCCTACACCAGAATTATTAGCAAATTACGGATATACAAGTGACGAAGAATATAATTCTATGCGCTTTGCTGATCATGCATTAGGTGAATTCTTTGCTCTTGCAAAGACTCAACCATGGTTCCAAAATACCATATTTGCTATTTTTGGAGATCATGGACTTAATGATCCATCCTTAAACATGACACCTGGATATCTAGCTTGTCGATTACAAAGTAATCATATTCCCCTATTACTTTATGCTCCAGGAAGAATTCAACCAGGTGAATATCCATACCCATGTGGACAACCTGATATATTCCCAACCCTAGCTTCTCTTGCAGGAATTACTTATCATAATCAAACAATGGGAAGAAATCTTTTAGATCCAGCAACACACCATGACTCTAAACAGTTTATTGCAGGTGAAACTGAAGCGTTTATCCGACTTGTACAAGATGGGTATTGTTATATAAAAGAAGAAACAGAAGGGCTCTATTTTCTTGCAGATACAGAGTGCAATAACTTAATTGAAAAGGAATCTGAACGTACGCAATCTATGAGACAAGCTGCTACAGACTTCTTTGCTATTGCAAAATATATGCTTTATAATAATAAACGTCCTAATAAAGAGAATTAA
- a CDS encoding YbaB/EbfC family nucleoid-associated protein, producing MQNMNELVRQAGLMQNKIANLQREMGDRTIEATSGGGMVKVIANCKQDIKSIEIDPKVIESGDIEMIQDLILTAVNEAIRISRNTMEKEISAITGGMQLPGIL from the coding sequence ATGCAAAATATGAATGAATTAGTACGTCAAGCTGGTCTTATGCAGAATAAAATTGCCAATTTACAAAGAGAAATGGGTGATCGTACTATAGAAGCTACAAGTGGTGGGGGGATGGTAAAAGTTATTGCAAACTGTAAACAGGACATTAAATCAATAGAGATTGATCCTAAAGTTATAGAGTCAGGAGATATTGAAATGATACAAGATCTTATTCTTACTGCTGTAAATGAGGCTATACGTATTAGTCGGAATACAATGGAAAAAGAAATTAGTGCTATAACTGGTGGTATGCAACTTCCTGGTATATTATAA
- the dnaX gene encoding DNA polymerase III subunit gamma/tau: MKQVSLAIRYRPQSFKEVVGQEIVKKILSRAAAESKVVPAYLLSGTRGVGKTTIARIFAKALNCQQAPTAEPCNTCEQCKRITKGIHVDVVEIDGASNRGVDDARRLRESIAYAPMEGRYKVFIIDEAHMLTRESFNALLKTLEEPPPFSTFVFATTEPHKFPVTIISRCQHFVLKPLTKEELIYNLIHVLKQENICYEDNAIQLIARRASGSIRDSMSLLGQTLMFSNGILTENVVRNVLGLAEQEFYEKLLRAFKDQNYEEVVKLNQILLEKGVDLGFFLREFATLWRNLFLLRKVSKLDANMLGMLPDEIPRLTSLANLFEPIYLHAAWQMVLENQRQILMSLEPPVALELLFLNLTLLPHLVSLEQISNGLAALSSTSLETEISNKLRDNSMKKDVISASTESESISNTKFQNEYQEVVEGDLQFISVKDVKSKRDTISSSMNEGEIIEEPTWEGFLQYCSKNGSTINTYFLNKLTGIFQQNTLVITVDSQFLYEKLISDKLEKLYELVHNYAGEKYTVQLIEPKNTFKLETEIKKDIVSHPVIQILQQTFDAELLRCTPTTNLHIKPNK, from the coding sequence ATGAAGCAGGTATCATTGGCTATCAGATATAGGCCACAGTCTTTTAAGGAGGTTGTGGGGCAAGAAATTGTTAAAAAAATTTTATCTCGTGCTGCTGCTGAAAGTAAAGTTGTTCCTGCGTATTTGTTGAGTGGTACAAGAGGGGTAGGGAAAACAACTATTGCTAGAATTTTTGCAAAAGCCTTAAATTGTCAACAGGCGCCTACAGCTGAACCTTGTAATACTTGTGAGCAGTGTAAACGTATTACTAAAGGTATACATGTAGATGTAGTGGAAATAGATGGAGCTTCTAATCGAGGTGTAGATGATGCTCGTCGATTACGGGAATCTATTGCTTATGCTCCAATGGAAGGGCGCTATAAAGTTTTTATTATTGATGAAGCACATATGCTTACACGAGAGTCATTTAATGCATTATTAAAGACATTAGAAGAACCACCTCCTTTTTCTACTTTTGTTTTTGCTACGACAGAACCTCATAAATTCCCTGTAACTATTATAAGCCGATGTCAACATTTTGTTTTAAAACCACTTACTAAAGAAGAGCTTATTTATAACCTTATTCATGTACTTAAACAGGAAAATATTTGTTATGAAGATAATGCTATTCAGTTAATAGCTCGAAGAGCATCTGGGAGTATACGTGATAGTATGTCATTACTTGGACAAACATTAATGTTTAGTAATGGCATATTAACTGAAAATGTTGTTCGAAATGTATTAGGGTTAGCAGAGCAAGAATTCTATGAAAAGCTTCTTAGAGCATTCAAAGATCAAAATTACGAAGAGGTAGTAAAACTTAACCAAATATTATTAGAGAAAGGAGTTGATTTAGGGTTTTTTCTTAGAGAATTTGCTACGTTGTGGAGAAATCTATTTTTATTGAGAAAAGTTTCTAAGTTAGATGCTAATATGCTGGGTATGCTTCCTGATGAAATACCACGTTTAACTTCATTAGCGAATTTATTTGAGCCTATATACCTTCATGCTGCTTGGCAGATGGTTCTTGAAAATCAACGCCAAATACTTATGAGTCTTGAACCTCCAGTAGCTTTAGAACTTTTATTTCTTAACCTTACATTATTACCTCATCTTGTATCTCTTGAGCAAATTTCTAATGGGTTAGCTGCATTATCTTCAACATCTTTAGAAACAGAGATATCTAATAAACTTAGAGATAACTCTATGAAGAAAGATGTCATCTCTGCTAGTACAGAAAGTGAATCTATTTCTAATACAAAATTTCAAAATGAGTACCAAGAAGTTGTTGAGGGAGATTTGCAATTTATCAGTGTTAAAGATGTAAAAAGTAAGAGAGATACTATTTCCTCTTCTATGAATGAAGGGGAGATTATTGAAGAACCAACATGGGAGGGCTTTTTACAATACTGTAGCAAAAATGGTTCAACTATAAATACATATTTTTTAAATAAACTTACAGGTATATTTCAACAAAATACCTTAGTTATAACAGTAGATTCACAATTTTTATATGAAAAACTTATATCTGATAAACTTGAAAAATTATATGAGCTTGTCCATAACTATGCTGGGGAAAAATATACTGTTCAACTTATAGAGCCTAAAAATACCTTTAAATTAGAAACAGAAATTAAAAAAGATATTGTTTCTCATCCTGTTATTCAAATTTTACAACAAACTTTTGATGCAGAACTATTACGGTGTACTCCAACTACAAATTTACATATTAAACCTAATAAATGA
- a CDS encoding DMT family transporter, with translation MQPRQYTSQVKHWIYLIIAILLEVIGTSVMKLSQLGTWIFEPNIGYLLMLICIGLSYYMLALAATGLPIGVAYAFWEGLGLILITLVSIFVIDEKMTITRLISLFALLSGAILIHHGTVNISSNN, from the coding sequence ATGCAACCCCGTCAATATACTTCACAAGTTAAGCACTGGATATACTTAATTATAGCGATTCTCCTTGAAGTTATAGGCACTTCTGTTATGAAGCTTTCACAACTAGGAACTTGGATATTTGAACCAAATATTGGCTATCTCCTTATGCTTATCTGTATAGGACTTTCTTATTATATGTTAGCACTTGCTGCTACAGGGTTACCAATCGGAGTAGCTTATGCATTCTGGGAAGGACTTGGACTTATACTTATTACACTTGTTAGTATCTTTGTTATAGATGAAAAAATGACTATTACTCGGCTAATATCTTTATTTGCCCTACTTAGTGGAGCAATACTCATTCACCATGGAACAGTAAATATTTCATCAAATAACTAA
- the purD gene encoding phosphoribosylamine--glycine ligase: MRVLVIGSGGREHALTWKLKKSEKVSEIFVAPGNGGTAKCATNIPIKEDNIQELVKFVKEYCIDLVIPGPELPLTLGISDAMKAIGVACFGPSRWCSQLEGSKAFAKQLMVQLGIPTANYGIFHHIDDARDFIKNTGTPVVIKVDGLASGKGVFVSHTEEDALKALEYIMDKKVFGESGATIVIEEFLEGEEVSLLAFCSGDVVLPLPSVQDHKAAFDGDVGPNTGGMGVYSPAPCLPKDMLEEMANLTILPIVKEMSKQGHPYVGILYAGLMMTKDGPKVLEYNIRFGDPECQVLMMRLENDLITLIESCLTGSLSGINLKIHSSSALGVVIVADGYPDTYPKGMLIEGIEKVKEQKGIEVFHSGTQLDNGQFYSNGGRILCVTSFSSTLLKAQQDVYQALKMIHIEKTRYRTDIGLKGLRYKNETC, from the coding sequence ATGAGAGTATTAGTAATAGGTTCTGGAGGACGTGAGCATGCACTGACATGGAAGCTAAAAAAAAGTGAAAAGGTTTCAGAAATTTTTGTGGCTCCTGGTAATGGGGGGACAGCAAAATGTGCTACTAATATTCCTATAAAGGAAGATAATATTCAAGAACTAGTAAAGTTTGTAAAAGAATATTGTATAGATTTAGTGATCCCTGGGCCTGAATTACCATTAACACTAGGTATTTCTGATGCAATGAAAGCTATAGGAGTAGCCTGTTTTGGTCCTTCACGGTGGTGTTCTCAACTTGAAGGAAGTAAGGCTTTTGCAAAGCAACTTATGGTTCAACTTGGTATACCTACGGCTAATTATGGTATTTTTCATCATATTGACGACGCTAGAGATTTTATAAAAAATACTGGTACACCTGTTGTTATAAAAGTTGATGGGCTAGCTTCAGGAAAGGGTGTTTTTGTCAGCCATACAGAAGAAGATGCTCTAAAAGCTTTAGAATATATCATGGATAAAAAAGTATTTGGAGAGTCAGGTGCTACTATTGTAATTGAAGAATTTCTTGAAGGAGAAGAAGTATCATTATTAGCTTTTTGTTCTGGTGATGTAGTATTACCTCTTCCTTCTGTGCAAGATCATAAAGCTGCTTTTGATGGAGATGTTGGTCCTAATACAGGGGGAATGGGGGTATACAGTCCTGCTCCTTGTTTGCCAAAAGATATGCTAGAAGAAATGGCTAATCTTACGATCCTTCCTATAGTCAAAGAAATGTCTAAGCAAGGCCATCCATATGTTGGTATATTATATGCTGGTTTGATGATGACAAAAGATGGGCCTAAGGTTCTTGAATACAACATACGTTTTGGCGATCCAGAATGTCAGGTATTAATGATGAGACTTGAAAATGATCTCATAACATTAATAGAGAGTTGTCTTACAGGCTCACTTTCAGGTATAAATTTGAAGATACATTCAAGTAGTGCTTTGGGCGTTGTTATTGTTGCTGATGGATATCCTGATACTTACCCTAAAGGTATGCTTATTGAAGGGATAGAAAAAGTAAAAGAGCAAAAAGGGATAGAAGTATTCCATTCAGGTACTCAACTAGATAATGGCCAATTTTATTCTAATGGCGGTCGTATTCTTTGTGTTACCTCATTTTCTTCTACTTTATTAAAAGCTCAGCAAGATGTATACCAAGCACTTAAAATGATTCATATAGAGAAGACAAGATATCGTACAGATATAGGTTTGAAAGGATTAAGGTATAAGAATGAAACATGTTAA
- a CDS encoding ribonuclease H-like domain-containing protein, whose translation MEQVQTISSSNSTFSNKTIPNHYLVLDIESRYSAEEVGGWQFAEKMEISIAVTYDSTTDTFTSYTQETIFPLFQRLKKADLIIGFNHTTFDYAVLQPFAPYNLQNLPSLDLLKEIKKSLSHRISLDNLAQATLNIKKTANGLQALQWWKEGNLENIIEYCKNDVSITNKLFLFGHSNQYVQFINNDNQCIRIPVDW comes from the coding sequence ATGGAACAAGTTCAAACTATCTCATCTTCCAACAGTACATTTTCTAATAAAACAATCCCTAATCACTACTTAGTATTAGACATAGAAAGTCGTTATTCTGCGGAAGAAGTCGGTGGTTGGCAATTTGCAGAAAAAATGGAAATTAGTATTGCTGTTACTTACGACTCTACTACAGATACTTTTACTAGCTATACACAAGAAACTATTTTTCCCTTATTTCAACGTTTAAAAAAAGCTGATTTGATTATAGGGTTTAACCATACAACATTTGATTATGCTGTATTACAGCCGTTTGCCCCCTATAATTTACAGAACCTTCCTTCACTTGATTTACTCAAAGAAATAAAAAAAAGCCTATCCCACAGAATATCACTAGATAATCTAGCACAAGCTACATTAAATATAAAAAAAACAGCAAATGGATTACAAGCATTACAGTGGTGGAAAGAAGGCAATCTAGAAAATATTATTGAATATTGCAAAAATGATGTTTCTATCACTAATAAATTATTTCTTTTTGGGCATTCAAATCAATATGTTCAATTTATAAATAATGATAACCAATGCATAAGAATTCCTGTTGATTGGTAA
- a CDS encoding M23 family metallopeptidase has translation MFFGNYHIILLKEKNGTSKNLYIKGWLGSSLCIFLGVVIISNILLWQQYQNTNILQRQLSESERTIETQNTQLMGLVGKISSLQEDLSRVQRLDSKLRVIVNIEKDIEATSIGGSRTEEFSRTYLPLHRQELMVRKLNNFLKQLSEEVRLEEVRQQELLQTLRDKKEALASIPSIWPISGFITSHFGNRPSPFTGRIEYHKGLDISAAIGTPIQASGNGRVILAGCDGAYGNCVVLQHGSGLTSRYAHMSTVDVKVGQNVRRGQIIGYVGSTGRSSGPHLHYEVKVNGMNVDPLRYILD, from the coding sequence ATGTTTTTTGGTAACTATCATATTATACTACTTAAAGAAAAAAACGGTACTAGTAAAAACCTTTATATTAAAGGCTGGCTTGGTAGTTCACTTTGTATTTTTCTTGGAGTAGTGATTATTAGTAATATCTTATTATGGCAACAATACCAAAATACTAATATACTCCAAAGACAACTTTCTGAATCTGAACGTACAATTGAAACACAAAATACTCAACTAATGGGTTTAGTAGGAAAAATTAGTTCACTCCAAGAAGACCTTTCAAGAGTACAACGTCTTGACTCAAAACTTAGAGTTATTGTCAATATTGAAAAAGATATTGAAGCTACATCCATTGGTGGTTCCAGAACAGAAGAATTTTCTCGAACCTATCTTCCCTTACATAGACAAGAATTAATGGTTCGAAAGCTCAATAATTTCCTTAAACAACTATCAGAAGAAGTAAGACTTGAAGAAGTTCGTCAACAAGAGCTTCTCCAAACTTTACGTGACAAGAAAGAAGCTTTAGCTTCTATCCCATCTATTTGGCCTATTTCTGGTTTTATTACTTCTCACTTTGGAAATAGACCATCTCCCTTTACTGGCCGAATTGAATATCATAAAGGTTTAGATATTAGTGCAGCAATTGGGACTCCTATACAAGCTTCTGGGAATGGACGTGTTATCCTTGCTGGCTGTGATGGTGCATATGGAAACTGTGTTGTATTACAACATGGCTCAGGGCTAACATCTCGATATGCACATATGAGCACAGTAGATGTCAAAGTAGGACAAAATGTCCGTCGAGGTCAAATTATTGGATACGTTGGGAGTACAGGACGGAGTTCAGGACCTCACCTTCACTATGAAGTTAAAGTAAATGGTATGAATGTAGACCCATTACGTTATATTCTTGATTAA